The sequence below is a genomic window from Brettanomyces bruxellensis chromosome 9, complete sequence.
GTCTTTGCCAACCAGGAAGACCCAGAAATATTATGCAGAATCTGGGTCTTTTTCTGATTCAAAAGATACGTCATCACCATCGGATAAAAGCCATACGGCTGGTGACAATACTCACAGCACAAATAGAACTTCCAGTCTGCAATCCCTGCCATCTGGGTATGCGCAACAAAATTATAGCTCTTATCACAAGCTAGAGAAACCATTCCCAGTAGCAGGTGCTAACACGAGATCGTTTTCATTTGACCCGACGAATTCTCAGCCGCGTCAACCAGATGCGATCTTCAGCGAAAATCCCTTCCCACAGTTCGGGCAGTCTTCACAGCAACATCTAGAGCAGCTGCATTCTTACCAGAATATATCAACGTCGAAATCACAGCAACTGCCACTAACGCCACAGGGATATCAAGTGTATCACAAGAACCCTACgcaaaagcagcaaaaCACAATGGGGACCGTTGTTAATGATCAAGCTTACTCATACTATCATGGGAAGGCCCCTCAAACATTCCCCATGTCACAGCCACCAATCAACCCACCCCAAATAAACATACAGAAGGGATCCGGGATGAATTTCATTTCGGCACCGCAAATAATGGAAGAAATGCCCTCAGGATATCAAAGTGGTGCGGCTGTGACAAATCTGGCGTCATCCAATGCATGCAATATTCAACAAGGAACGGCTGAAATGACCGGATTAGCGAATCGTCCCGCGGATATTAATTATATGGGTATATCAAATCTTGCGTACGAGCTCTCACAGAAGATTCCAATTCCCCCTTATGCAAACGTTCAACCAAGCCCAGAGTCGTTGAAAGTGGAACACACAAAACGGAACAGGAGAAAGTCCAAGTTTACTGAGGAACAAGACAAGATGATAGTAGACATGAAGAAGGCAGGAAAGTCCTGGGTAGATATTGCCGAAGCTTCCGGGGTTGGTACATACTTGGCTGCAAGAAATCGGTATCAGGTGTTAATAGGACAGCAAGGTGGTGTCAACTCTGACAGTGGGCCGGATGATGTTTTGCAACTTCGAGATATTTTGGACGAGggagaagttgaaaaatggcAATACTTGACCCGAGAATTCATCAAGGCCAAGGGGCAGGATGTGAGTCCTGAACAGGTGAGGGAATTCATAAGATACCTGTTTTGGAAGAATCCAGCACTCTTTGATGTTGACGAAAGTTACCTGTCGGAGCTCATGAAGTTGCAGCAGGGCCCAAAAAGCAAGGCACATGATATTCAACAGCAACACCAGCAACAACaccagcaacaacaacaacaacaacagcaacagcaacaacaacagcaacagcaacagcaacaacaacagcaacagcaacaacaacagcaacagcaacaacaacagcaacaacaacaacaacagccAATGTCATCAACACTCAGCTATCCCCAACAAGGAATGCAGATGCAGCTGGGACAAACGTTACAACAGTATTTCCAACCATCGTTATATCCAACGTATGCCCAACCGCAAAGCTATGTTTTGCAACCACAAAATCAGATTTATTCTCCTGCGTCTCAGACCCAGCAGCATATGCTGCACCTACCAAGACAAAATATACCCCCTCGTCAATTACAAATGGATTCACCTGCCCGAACTCCGCACGAGCAGGCGCCCCCCTCATGGCCACCTGTTGGAATACCGCAACAACAAGAACAAAGCCAGTCTCAGGTCTCACAGGAAGAACAGGGACTAAtacaacaagaaaaaagcgGCTCAGATAAAGATACAAAGAGACCCTAATTTTTATAATACCAGGTGGATAATGGTGTAAATATATACAGCCCATTTGAGCATCGACGACGACTCAAGTATATAGATAATGCATGTACGATATTTTTTGACAATGTAAATGTACTACAATTGTATGCGTGCGTGCTAATAGGTTGCATATTCAATCATACATGCTGTGGTCGCCTCTTCTGAAACACGGCAGTGGTCTCTTCGCCAAGGCAAGGAAGTGTTTCGCATTGATTAAATATTGCAAAGCTTGGGACAATCCGTATAGAgctaataaaaaaaaaaaaaaaatgaaaaacgaaaaaaaaatatgatcaCTAGTGTAAGAATGTTGATCTAGTGTGACTGCGTTGCTAGATCTCAGCGAGAGGTAGGTATGCATTAAATTAagtgagagaaaaaaaaagttcaatAGGGCAGATGCAAGCTGGAGGGGAGATATAACTATTGGATATCTGGCATCGGAATTGCAgatctctatttttttttggacaACACCTACGGATTATTAAACCGAAAGTAGTTCATAAAAGTGGCTGTTTGAAGTTAAGCTaacaattatatttactACCTTGAGAAATCATGCTGCTCAAGAAGTTGAGTAGCTTCCAATATCATTatgcttttcctttttttagaAGCCGCGGAACAACTTCAACCGAAGAAATCTGAACAGCGATCGTACAAACTGAAGCTTTTTAACAGTGTGATTGAGTACTATAGGTGAAAAGCGAGCCAAGAGGGAGCCCATTAGATTAGTTTCTGGTATTATCGAATGCAGCTTAAGCTAAACCAACTAATATGTAGGGTAAGAATGGAATTTGTGAGTTCACAAACGGGCtgaaaaaagttttttctATAAAAAATGGAGCTTGCTGTTTAATGCTGCCGACACATTGTATCCAAAAACAGCCGCAAAAGAATGAGAAGATCAGTGACCAAACACTTCTCTCGCAGATTTTTTGGCTGCAAAATAATTAATGCCTAACACAGAAACTAAAAATCAATTAGTTCAGTTGGGGgcaggggaaaaaaaaaaaaggcagaaGAATCTCAAATGTTTTTCCTCTCATCTTAAGTAAATGGGgtataaataaaggaaaggGAAAGAGGGGGGAGGACGGAAGAGGGACATGGGCACGAGTagcaatttttatttatgatTTTATCATCTCCACATGATTGATCAACTGAATATGTGGAGTGGCGAAGaacaaagcaaaacaaaGCTTAGAaatgtgaaataaaaaaatcagCCATACATATACCGACATGCCCCATGAATACTGCTTAAAAAAGTCCGGAAATTTTAACTTGATATTATTGTTCAATCATGTGACCGCGACTAAAACAGCAGATTGTCAATATTGTAAATGACCCGGCTAATTTTAACAAGATTATTCGATCGTCTTTTCAGCCGCTGCCCTCCTTACTTCATACATTGTCAATGCAGCCTTTTCTTTAGTACTGCCTTacccactttttttttggtgggTCTATACATCCTGTAATGAAATTAGGATAACCAATGACTGCCTTTTTCCCTCCCCATATTTATTCTCCTCGATATTATGCTGGacctttcttctcttttcctcttttctgATACCTATATCTTCggttaaaaaaagagactGTTTAGGGATTTCAGACGATTTTCAATACAAACTGTACTGCCAAGAGCTTGCTGTTACTAATAGAAGCAATCTAACCATCTAGGACGAACGAAGGCTGAATACTGGTTGAGGTGAACACcattatattttctttactttattGCTTAAATACCTGATTacattttgtttattttcatccactGAATGCCGTCATATGCTTATGTCACACTTCTTCTTAACTCCGGTTACTTACCGGGAACGTTGGCGTTGGGTAAATCGTTGAAAAATACAGGCTCTGCAGTGCCAATTGTATTACTATACTCTAAGAATGCGGTCAAACCGGAGATAGTCCGTTTGCTTCATGACTCTGGCTTATTCGAAAGGTTCATCAACATTGATGACGATCTGATTGAAACGAGAAATCGGTACGAATTGGATAACTTGCTTCATCGTTCCGAATTAGACACAACTCTCACAAAATTGAACTGCTGGAGAATGACCGATTACGATAAGTTGGTGTATCTTGACTCTGACACTATTGTCATTAGAAACATTGATGATTTGTTTACCACGGATGTCACCGAAACGCAAATATTTGCAGCACCTGATTGTGGATGGCCAGATTGCTTCAATTCCGGTGTTTTTTTGCTCAAACCAGACTTACACACTTTCGAGGATATTTCTAAATTCGCTGAAAATGTGGACTCATTTGATGGTTCCGACCAGGGTCTTCTGAACGAGTTTTTCCATTTATCTGGACCACCACAGTATTCGTGGGATCGTATTCCATTTACCTATAATTGTACTTTAAGCTCGAACTACGAGTATGCTCCCGCAATGGTGAGGTTTCACAACGATATTCACGTTTTGCACTTTATTGGCTCTCTAAAGCCATGGAATGATCGGTTTATTTCCGGCAAACAAAGCTCGTTTGCACtagatttcttttccaatgGAGATAAAAATACCATCCACGATTTATGGTGGAATGTGTTTGACTCTTTGCAAATTGCTGACAACAAGCCAAGAGATTTACTTGTGATGTCAGGAAACTTGCAACCAGATAGACTCGAAATTATCCACAGACCTATAATAATGGATATTGTGGAAGAGGAACCACAGgctgttgttgatgaagatgagggGCCAGCTTCTATTGACCAAGTTCTTGATTCTACTGAGGTTAAGTTTCCAATGTTTTATTACAAGAAGTCAGTTCATCACGAGCCACTGGTCGATCAATCTTCTAAAGGTGAAGCTTGGAGGATGAAGGAACCAAGATTCCACTTTCCGAAGTCGGAAACCGAAATTGAAGCTCCTCGAGAAGAAATGCCAGATTTAGCACCtgcagaaaacaaagaagaacctccaaaagaaaaggagcaCGAGAGAAAGGGCAGCTACGTTGATGAGTATGTCAAAGAGAATCCAATCTTTCCATGGGAAAAGAACCAGACAGAGCCAAAAGTTTCAAGGGTGTTTTACAATTCCCCAGAGTATAATCCTCTTACATACagtatttcattttatgGGGATCACAAGGTGGTGAAGTCACCTGCAGCTGCAGATACCGAGGATGAAGACGATGGTAAAATACCAACTGGAAAGTCGAATAATGGAGAACACAAGACGACGAAACGTTTGATAGGATTTGATGACGGTGACGCGTTGGAACATTACATAGAGGAGGTTGAAAAGCTTCCAGAATATGAAGACGAGAGTTCGGACACATTGAATGAGACTTTGgaagaagcagagaaaGATGTTGTAAAACATGAAGATTCCGGGAAGGGAAATACCGAGAAGGAAGAcattaaaaaggaaattgatGGAAAGGAGGAGGACGACGATCAGACCTTAGCAAATAGTGATAAGTATGAAAACAATGTGGCTGCAGATCCCTCTTTGGCTAAGGTGGAAAACGACatagaggatgaagatcGTCTCACAAAACTAAAGGAAGATAATTTGGAGGCGGGAAAATTGGCGGATAGTGTGGAGCTTAACGAGGAGGAAACAACAGTAAATGAAGTGGTTGATACTTTGGCCTCTAACATTGGCAAAACCCTCTCTTTGAAATAATCATCTGTCGATTGTTTACATAAAGGATATTCTCATGCCATATAGTCTCTTTTCACTCGCAACTTTATTCgaatatttgttgatgcaTGCGTATATTACTTGCtaccaaatttttttgctatcattttttaaatttttttatttttttcggtCACATTGCACAACTAACCttatgaaaaaaaggatacGTGATTATGCGTTTGCAAACAGGACTTATCATAACAATCGTTACTATTATAgcattgaaatattttttaataagGAAAACGAACGCTTCTTGTAACTATAGAATGAAGTAAAATTGCAAATATGTAAAGATAGAACAGatcaaagcaaagcaaTGAAGCAGCATTTTAAAAGTAAGATACGCAA
It includes:
- a CDS encoding uncharacterized protein (CAZy:GT8), producing MPSYAYVTLLLNSGYLPGTLALGKSLKNTGSAVPIVLLYSKNAVKPEIVRLLHDSGLFERFINIDDDLIETRNRYELDNLLHRSELDTTLTKLNCWRMTDYDKLVYLDSDTIVIRNIDDLFTTDVTETQIFAAPDCGWPDCFNSGVFLLKPDLHTFEDISKFAENVDSFDGSDQGLLNEFFHLSGPPQYSWDRIPFTYNCTLSSNYEYAPAMVRFHNDIHVLHFIGSLKPWNDRFISGKQSSFALDFFSNGDKNTIHDLWWNVFDSLQIADNKPRDLLVMSGNLQPDRLEIIHRPIIMDIVEEEPQAVVDEDEGPASIDQVLDSTEVKFPMFYYKKSVHHEPLVDQSSKGEAWRMKEPRFHFPKSETEIEAPREEMPDLAPAENKEEPPKEKEHERKGSYVDEYVKENPIFPWEKNQTEPKVSRVFYNSPEYNPLTYSISFYGDHKVVKSPAAADTEDEDDGKIPTGKSNNGEHKTTKRLIGFDDGDALEHYIEEVEKLPEYEDESSDTLNETLEEAEKDVVKHEDSGKGNTEKEDIKKEIDGKEEDDDQTLANSDKYENNVAADPSLAKVENDIEDEDRLTKLKEDNLEAGKLADSVELNEEETTVNEVVDTLASNIGKTLSLK